A genomic segment from Paenibacillus sp. FSL K6-1096 encodes:
- a CDS encoding ATP-binding protein translates to MTGRRPGRKGRFRSLRSLRKQLLAASLLILSVLLILIGILQYVLMRDVIYTNRAEVMEAQLRSLPVEFLLNNPGWPGGGRHQGSDRWPLMLDARATLALYSPDGSFRDLQEETLSTTSAPRMSNREYNRLLMLPPGKLAGNYQLLPAGDGSEHLVIVMNSGRPGGTRMLLQMSTETGPLREVILRQLLVFGGLSAAALLAGVLLYLPALRRTLIPLSNMGKTARVIDAGKLDVRFPDGQGQLEIDRLARSFNGMLERLERSFQAEREAKEQMRRFAADASHELRTPLTSIYGFLEVLLRGAADNREQLYSALHSMHGEAKRINQLVEDLLLLARMDSAPQMQTRELPLDGLIGDMQPQLRVLAGSRRVVFDIAPGVQCHADPDRIRQVLLNLFHNAVQHTDADTGMIRVSLRAREDMAELAVKDNGPGIAAEHLPHIFDRFYRSDASRTRKYGGSGLGLSIAKSIAQAHGGALTVSSTPGEGSVFTLTLPYHPDSLRGGS, encoded by the coding sequence ATGACAGGCAGACGCCCGGGCCGTAAAGGCCGTTTCCGAAGCCTCCGCTCTTTACGCAAGCAATTGCTCGCCGCCTCGCTGCTCATTCTATCTGTATTGCTTATTCTGATCGGCATTCTCCAGTACGTGCTGATGCGGGATGTAATCTACACCAACCGGGCGGAGGTGATGGAGGCGCAGCTGCGCTCCCTGCCGGTTGAATTCCTGCTGAACAATCCCGGTTGGCCCGGCGGAGGCAGACACCAGGGCAGTGACCGCTGGCCGCTGATGCTGGACGCCCGGGCCACGCTTGCCCTCTACAGCCCGGACGGCAGCTTCAGGGATCTGCAGGAAGAGACGCTGTCCACGACTTCTGCGCCCCGAATGAGCAACAGGGAATATAACCGCCTGCTGATGCTGCCGCCGGGCAAGCTGGCCGGAAACTACCAGCTGCTGCCGGCCGGGGACGGCAGCGAGCATCTGGTCATCGTCATGAATTCCGGCCGGCCGGGGGGCACCCGGATGCTGCTGCAGATGAGCACGGAGACCGGGCCGCTACGGGAGGTCATCCTGCGGCAGCTGCTGGTCTTCGGCGGATTGTCGGCCGCTGCCCTGCTGGCCGGAGTCCTTCTCTATCTGCCGGCGCTGCGCAGAACACTGATTCCGCTGTCCAATATGGGGAAGACCGCCCGGGTGATCGACGCCGGCAAACTGGATGTCCGCTTCCCGGACGGGCAGGGCCAGCTTGAAATCGACCGGCTCGCCCGTTCCTTCAACGGCATGCTGGAGCGGCTGGAGCGCTCCTTCCAGGCGGAGCGCGAGGCCAAGGAACAGATGCGCCGGTTCGCGGCGGATGCCTCCCACGAGCTGCGGACGCCGCTGACTTCAATCTACGGCTTCCTGGAGGTGCTGCTCCGCGGAGCAGCGGATAACCGGGAGCAGCTATACAGCGCACTGCATTCCATGCACGGCGAAGCCAAGCGGATCAACCAGCTGGTTGAAGACCTGCTGCTGCTGGCCCGCATGGACAGCGCCCCGCAGATGCAGACCCGGGAGCTGCCGCTGGACGGGCTGATCGGCGACATGCAGCCGCAGCTGCGGGTGCTGGCCGGAAGCCGCAGGGTTGTCTTCGATATCGCCCCCGGCGTACAGTGCCATGCTGACCCGGACCGGATCAGACAGGTTCTGCTGAACCTGTTCCACAATGCCGTGCAGCATACGGATGCGGACACCGGCATGATCCGGGTGTCGCTCCGCGCCCGGGAAGACATGGCTGAGCTGGCCGTGAAGGATAACGGCCCCGGCATCGCTGCTGAACATCTGCCCCATATCTTCGACCGCTTCTACCGCAGCGATGCCTCCCGCACCCGCAAATACGGCGGCTCGGGACTCGGATTGTCCATCGCCAAGTCCATTGCCCAGGCACACGGGGGAGCGCTCACCGTATCCAGCACCCCGGGTGAAGGCTCCGTCTTCACGCTGACTCTTCCATATCATCCGGATTCGCTAAGAGGCGGCAGTTAG
- a CDS encoding response regulator transcription factor yields the protein MKAAQGTGIRLLLVDDEPHILQFLELGLVNEGYEVQTAADGEAALAAAAGFKPHVIILDLMMPGMDGFEVCRQLRLEEAEAAIIMLTAKDEVQTRIAGLNLGADDYMVKPFSFGELLARIQARLRNHFPGLLGEVRCGPFRIDNRRKEIRYKDAVLELSPTEYELLQYLVINHGLVLSKPMILDKVWGYDFGGEENIVEVYIRSLREKLGDKEHRVIRTLRGAGYRLDLI from the coding sequence ATGAAAGCGGCACAAGGCACAGGCATCCGCCTGCTCCTGGTGGATGATGAGCCACATATCCTCCAGTTCCTGGAGCTGGGACTGGTCAATGAAGGCTATGAAGTACAGACAGCGGCGGATGGCGAGGCTGCTCTTGCAGCGGCGGCCGGCTTCAAGCCGCATGTCATTATTCTCGATCTGATGATGCCCGGTATGGACGGCTTCGAGGTGTGCCGCCAGCTCCGTCTGGAGGAGGCGGAAGCGGCAATTATTATGCTGACGGCGAAGGACGAGGTTCAGACCCGCATCGCAGGACTCAATCTGGGCGCGGATGATTATATGGTCAAGCCGTTCAGCTTCGGGGAGCTGCTGGCGCGGATTCAGGCGCGGCTGCGCAATCATTTCCCGGGGCTGCTCGGCGAAGTGCGCTGCGGCCCCTTCCGGATTGATAACCGCCGCAAGGAAATCCGCTATAAGGACGCGGTGCTGGAGCTGTCTCCGACGGAGTATGAGCTGCTGCAGTATCTGGTGATCAATCATGGGCTGGTGCTTAGCAAGCCGATGATTCTGGACAAGGTGTGGGGCTACGACTTCGGCGGTGAGGAGAACATCGTGGAGGTGTATATCCGCTCCCTGCGGGAGAAGCTTGGGGACAAGGAGCACCGGGTAATCCGCACGCTGCGCGGCGCAGGATACCGGCTGGATCTGATATGA
- a CDS encoding glucose-1-phosphate adenylyltransferase, with product MKKKEMVAMLLAGGQGKRLKGLTKSIAKPAVYFGGTYRIIDFPLSNCSNSGIDTVGVLTQYEPLVLHSYIGVGSDWDLNRKDGGVFVLPPHERENGSSWYRGTADAIYRNLKFVDQFDPEHVLILSGDHIYKMDYHAMLQYHKSKNADCTISVIDVSLEEASRFGILNTEEDLKIYEFEEKPAKPKSTLASMGVYIFKWSVLRKHLLEDGENTGSSHDFGKDIIPMMLDEGQSLYAYPFEGYWRDVGTVDSLWEANMDLLSDTPPLNLNDTGWRIYTRNPNQPAQYVAPGAKVSSCIINEGCIVYGEVKHSVLFYGVEVGEGSVITDSVIMPKVKIGKNVKIHKAIISENTVIEDNMEIGIDREDENEILLIDKRNKRLKSAAARTI from the coding sequence ATGAAGAAAAAAGAGATGGTAGCTATGCTATTAGCGGGAGGCCAAGGGAAAAGATTGAAAGGGCTGACCAAGTCGATCGCCAAACCGGCTGTGTATTTCGGAGGAACCTACCGCATTATCGACTTCCCCTTAAGCAACTGCTCGAATTCGGGCATTGACACCGTGGGTGTGCTGACTCAATATGAACCGCTGGTGCTGCATTCGTACATCGGGGTCGGCAGTGACTGGGATTTGAACCGCAAGGACGGCGGCGTATTCGTCCTGCCTCCGCATGAACGGGAGAACGGAAGCAGCTGGTACCGGGGGACGGCGGATGCGATCTACCGCAATCTGAAGTTTGTCGACCAGTTCGACCCGGAGCATGTGCTGATTCTGTCGGGGGACCATATTTACAAAATGGATTACCACGCCATGCTTCAGTACCACAAGTCCAAGAACGCTGACTGCACCATCTCGGTCATTGACGTTTCGCTGGAGGAGGCCAGCCGCTTCGGTATCCTGAATACCGAGGAGGACCTCAAGATCTATGAGTTTGAAGAGAAGCCTGCCAAGCCCAAGAGCACGCTGGCTTCGATGGGAGTATATATTTTCAAATGGAGCGTCCTGCGCAAGCATCTGCTTGAAGACGGGGAGAACACCGGCTCGTCGCATGACTTCGGTAAGGATATCATCCCGATGATGCTGGACGAAGGCCAGTCGCTGTATGCGTATCCTTTTGAAGGCTACTGGAGGGATGTTGGTACGGTAGACAGCCTCTGGGAGGCCAACATGGATCTGCTGAGCGACACGCCGCCGCTGAACCTGAACGATACGGGCTGGAGAATCTACACCCGCAATCCGAATCAGCCTGCGCAGTATGTGGCCCCGGGAGCCAAAGTGTCGAGCTGCATCATCAATGAGGGCTGCATCGTGTACGGAGAGGTGAAGCATTCGGTGCTGTTCTACGGTGTGGAGGTCGGTGAAGGCAGCGTCATTACGGACTCTGTCATCATGCCCAAGGTCAAGATCGGCAAGAATGTGAAGATTCATAAGGCCATCATCAGTGAGAATACGGTCATTGAGGATAATATGGAAATTGGCATCGACCGGGAGGATGAGAATGAAATTCTGCTGATCGACAAACGGAACAAAAGGCTGAAATCGGCAGCAGCCAGAACCATATAA
- the glgD gene encoding glucose-1-phosphate adenylyltransferase subunit GlgD: MKELMGVINLDHELDSLNELTYFRCGAAVPFASRYRLIDFVLSNMMRAELESVGLFVRRKYRSLMDHLGDGKSWDMNRKHGGLFILPPDWNDPTDTSLGDLQHYHNNLDFFKRASAKYIVFSGSQHINTVDLQDVYQFHLEQGADVTMVYKQIDQLQPEHDPCLRVELDDEHQVTNIHQEKHHPNVYLDIFIMEKKQFLEQVEHCIAHGESFFFRDAIQKNRHKFKIAAYEYKGYHSVINSLESYYKNSLELLKQDNYFGLFKENPVQTKIKYEAPTRYLDSSSVSNSLVANGCVIAGSVENSVIFRGVQIRKGARIINSVIMQKCVIEENAVIENVIMDKDVHLSKDRILVGDSRRPFVIAKSSKI; encoded by the coding sequence ATGAAAGAGCTGATGGGCGTAATTAATCTTGACCATGAACTGGATAGTCTGAATGAACTGACCTACTTCCGCTGCGGCGCAGCGGTCCCCTTCGCCAGCCGCTACCGGCTGATCGACTTCGTCCTGTCCAACATGATGCGTGCGGAGCTGGAGAGCGTAGGCTTGTTCGTCCGCCGCAAATACCGTTCCCTGATGGACCATCTGGGCGACGGCAAGTCGTGGGATATGAACCGCAAGCACGGCGGGCTGTTCATTCTTCCGCCGGACTGGAATGATCCGACGGATACCTCCCTGGGCGACCTCCAGCATTATCATAACAATCTGGACTTCTTCAAGCGGGCGTCGGCCAAATACATTGTGTTCTCCGGCAGCCAGCATATCAATACGGTGGATCTTCAGGATGTCTACCAGTTCCATTTGGAGCAGGGTGCCGACGTCACTATGGTCTATAAGCAGATTGACCAGCTTCAGCCGGAGCATGACCCCTGCCTGCGGGTGGAGCTTGATGATGAGCACCAGGTAACGAATATCCACCAGGAGAAGCATCACCCGAATGTGTATCTGGATATTTTTATTATGGAGAAAAAGCAGTTCCTGGAGCAGGTGGAGCACTGCATCGCCCATGGCGAGAGCTTCTTCTTCCGGGATGCAATCCAGAAGAACCGCCACAAGTTCAAGATTGCAGCGTATGAATACAAGGGGTACCACTCCGTCATCAATTCGCTGGAGAGCTACTACAAGAACAGTCTGGAGCTATTGAAGCAGGATAATTACTTTGGTCTGTTCAAGGAGAATCCGGTGCAGACCAAGATCAAATATGAGGCGCCTACCCGTTACCTGGACAGCTCGTCGGTCAGCAATTCGCTGGTTGCGAACGGCTGTGTCATTGCGGGCAGTGTGGAGAACAGCGTGATTTTCCGCGGTGTGCAGATCCGTAAGGGGGCCAGAATCATTAATTCTGTCATTATGCAGAAATGCGTCATTGAAGAGAATGCCGTGATTGAGAATGTGATTATGGATAAAGATGTGCACTTAAGCAAAGACCGGATTCTCGTTGGCGACAGCAGGCGTCCGTTTGTCATTGCCAAGAGCAGCAAGATATAA
- a CDS encoding glycogen/starch/alpha-glucan phosphorylase yields the protein MFNDKETFKQVFRDKLIGKLGKPLEEASNADVYNILGNMIRESAGKDWAATNQKFKIDKDKQVYYFSMEFLIGRLLGNNLLNMGVLEVVREGLAELGFCLQDIEEVEADAGLGNGGLGRLAACFLDSLASLQYAGHGCGIRYKYGLFEQKIVDGYQVELPDYWLQNDNVWEVRREDKQVEVRFWGRVDTSWENGELVFEHRDYEAVRAVPYDIPIIGADRRHVNTLRNWSAESITQPSRVFSSFGGSDYHKFLEYKRSVESISEFLYPDDSEYEGKLLRLKQQYFLCSAGLQSILRTFAKTGLPVESLPDKVALHINDTHPTLVIPELMRILMDVHGLGWDQAWGMTTQMVSYTNHTILSEALEKWPLGMVRELLPRIFLIIEEINARFCGELMSKYPGDQDRINQMAIIHDDQVRMAHLAIVASHSVNGVAALHTEILQKREMRLFNEMYPHRFNNKTNGITHRRWLQHANPGLAGLISESIGTRWMHQPQEMIGLIKYSEDTSFQEQVAAIKRNNKLKLAEYITGKHGIPVDPDSIFDVQVKRLHAYKRQLLNVLHIMHLYNQIKDNPSINIVPRTFIFGAKAAPSYHLAKRVIKLINTVADVVNKDPDINGKIRIFFLENYSVSLAEKIIPAADVSEQISTASKEASGTGNMKFMMNGALTIGTMDGANVEMHEMVGDSNMFLFGLRAEQVLDYYQYGGYHARDIYNGDGRVKEVLDQLVMPGPFCSHAQEFDTLFQSLIDNNDEFFVLKDFASYVETHVKIDLAYRNPKEWLKKSIINIGHSGKFSSDNTISRYASEIWHIDPVRL from the coding sequence TTGTTCAACGATAAGGAAACGTTCAAACAAGTGTTCCGTGACAAGCTCATCGGGAAGTTAGGCAAGCCGCTGGAAGAAGCCTCAAATGCTGACGTATATAATATTCTCGGCAATATGATCCGCGAGAGTGCCGGTAAGGACTGGGCGGCCACCAATCAGAAGTTCAAGATCGACAAGGATAAGCAGGTCTACTATTTCTCTATGGAGTTCCTGATCGGCAGGCTGCTGGGCAATAATCTGCTGAATATGGGCGTGCTGGAGGTTGTCCGTGAAGGCCTTGCGGAGCTTGGCTTCTGTCTGCAGGATATCGAAGAGGTGGAGGCCGATGCCGGGCTGGGCAACGGGGGGCTGGGCCGGCTGGCCGCCTGCTTCCTCGATTCGCTCGCTTCCCTGCAATATGCGGGACACGGCTGCGGCATCCGCTACAAATACGGCCTGTTCGAGCAGAAGATCGTGGACGGGTATCAGGTGGAGCTGCCGGATTACTGGCTGCAGAATGATAATGTGTGGGAAGTGCGCCGCGAGGACAAACAGGTGGAGGTACGCTTCTGGGGCCGGGTCGATACCAGCTGGGAGAACGGTGAGCTGGTGTTCGAGCACCGGGACTATGAAGCGGTGCGGGCGGTTCCGTATGATATTCCGATCATTGGAGCAGACCGCCGGCATGTCAACACCCTGCGGAACTGGAGTGCGGAGTCGATCACCCAGCCTTCAAGAGTATTCAGCTCTTTCGGCGGGAGCGATTACCACAAGTTCCTGGAATACAAACGTTCCGTGGAATCGATCTCGGAATTCCTGTATCCCGATGATTCCGAGTATGAGGGCAAGCTGCTCCGCCTGAAGCAGCAATACTTCCTGTGCAGCGCTGGCCTGCAGAGTATTCTGCGCACCTTCGCCAAGACAGGTCTTCCGGTTGAGAGCCTGCCTGACAAGGTAGCTCTGCATATCAATGACACTCACCCTACCTTGGTGATTCCCGAGCTGATGCGGATTCTGATGGATGTGCACGGTCTGGGCTGGGATCAGGCCTGGGGCATGACTACACAGATGGTGTCTTATACCAACCATACGATTCTGAGCGAGGCGCTGGAGAAGTGGCCGCTCGGCATGGTCAGAGAGCTGCTGCCGCGCATCTTCCTCATTATTGAGGAGATCAATGCCCGCTTCTGCGGCGAGCTGATGAGCAAATATCCCGGCGACCAGGACCGGATTAACCAGATGGCGATCATTCATGACGATCAGGTGCGGATGGCCCATCTGGCGATCGTTGCCAGCCACAGTGTGAACGGGGTAGCGGCGCTGCATACCGAGATTCTGCAAAAGCGTGAAATGCGGCTGTTCAATGAAATGTATCCGCACCGCTTCAACAACAAGACCAACGGCATTACGCACCGCCGCTGGCTGCAGCACGCCAATCCGGGGCTTGCCGGACTGATCAGCGAGTCGATCGGCACCCGCTGGATGCATCAGCCCCAGGAGATGATCGGGTTGATCAAATACAGTGAGGACACCTCGTTCCAGGAGCAGGTGGCCGCGATCAAGCGGAACAATAAGCTGAAGCTGGCCGAATACATCACCGGCAAGCACGGCATCCCGGTGGACCCGGACTCGATCTTCGATGTCCAGGTCAAGCGGCTGCATGCCTATAAGCGCCAATTGCTGAACGTGCTGCATATCATGCACTTGTATAATCAGATCAAGGATAATCCTTCAATCAATATCGTACCGCGTACCTTCATCTTCGGCGCGAAGGCTGCTCCGAGCTACCATCTCGCCAAGCGGGTCATTAAGCTGATTAATACAGTGGCCGATGTCGTGAACAAAGATCCGGACATTAACGGGAAGATCCGCATCTTCTTCCTGGAGAACTATTCGGTATCCCTGGCCGAGAAGATCATTCCGGCCGCCGATGTCAGCGAGCAGATTTCCACGGCGAGCAAGGAAGCCTCCGGCACCGGGAACATGAAATTCATGATGAACGGCGCGCTGACCATCGGGACCATGGACGGGGCGAATGTGGAGATGCATGAGATGGTAGGGGACAGTAATATGTTCCTGTTCGGGCTGCGGGCGGAGCAGGTACTGGATTACTACCAGTACGGCGGATACCATGCCCGCGATATTTATAATGGCGACGGCCGGGTGAAGGAGGTACTGGATCAGCTGGTGATGCCGGGACCGTTCTGCTCCCACGCCCAGGAATTCGATACACTCTTCCAGTCGCTGATTGACAATAACGATGAATTCTTCGTGCTGAAGGATTTCGCCAGCTATGTGGAGACCCATGTCAAGATTGACCTGGCCTACCGCAATCCGAAGGAATGGCTCAAGAAGTCTATCATTAACATCGGACATTCCGGCAAGTTCTCCAGCGATAATACGATCAGCCGTTATGCCTCCGAGATCTGGCACATCGATCCGGTCAGACTGTAA
- a CDS encoding GAF domain-containing protein, which produces MFQAMPYDGTRSERFEAVLSQLGALMEGEPNAIANLANASALLKLSLPDTNWTGFYLYDGTELVLGPFQGLPACIRIPLGRGVCGTAAAERRTLVVGDVHAFPGHIACDAASNSEIVVPLIKGDTLYGVLDIDSPLKHRFDDEERRFLERFAAMVAEVL; this is translated from the coding sequence ATGTTTCAAGCCATGCCTTATGATGGCACCCGCAGCGAACGGTTCGAGGCCGTTCTCAGCCAGCTCGGAGCACTGATGGAAGGTGAGCCGAACGCAATCGCCAACCTGGCCAACGCTTCGGCGCTGTTAAAGCTCTCTCTGCCGGACACCAACTGGACCGGCTTCTACCTGTATGACGGCACAGAGCTGGTGCTCGGTCCCTTCCAGGGACTTCCGGCATGCATCCGCATTCCGCTGGGCCGCGGGGTCTGCGGAACCGCAGCCGCCGAGCGCCGCACGCTGGTCGTAGGCGATGTTCATGCCTTCCCGGGACATATCGCCTGCGATGCCGCTTCCAATAGCGAAATTGTGGTTCCGCTGATCAAGGGAGATACCCTTTACGGTGTGCTCGATATCGACAGTCCGCTGAAGCACCGCTTCGACGACGAGGAACGTCGCTTCCTGGAACGGTTCGCCGCCATGGTCGCCGAAGTGCTGTAA
- a CDS encoding GNAT family protein: MYVCGGIIPELNGARVRLRAMAPADAQALLEIWSHPRVAPWLNAPPLASVEEAASLIVLLARWAAEEESLRWSILGPEGEVIGSCGYNYWQLQGAYRGEIGFELSPAAMGMGYMREALELVLEFGFGTMGLNRIEALCHPDNLRAERLLEGLGFRQEGLLRQYRHTASGYQDVQIYSLLCGEGAQNLRT; this comes from the coding sequence ATGTATGTATGCGGCGGGATCATCCCGGAATTGAACGGGGCCAGGGTACGGCTGCGGGCCATGGCTCCCGCAGATGCGCAGGCGCTGCTTGAGATCTGGAGCCACCCCCGGGTGGCTCCCTGGCTGAATGCGCCGCCCCTTGCTTCTGTGGAAGAGGCAGCAAGCCTGATCGTCCTCCTGGCCCGCTGGGCGGCGGAGGAGGAGAGCCTGCGCTGGAGCATTCTTGGGCCGGAGGGGGAAGTGATCGGCAGCTGCGGATACAACTATTGGCAGCTGCAAGGCGCGTACCGGGGGGAGATCGGCTTCGAGCTGTCCCCGGCGGCGATGGGAATGGGCTATATGCGGGAAGCGCTGGAGCTTGTGCTGGAATTCGGCTTCGGCACCATGGGGCTGAACCGGATTGAGGCTTTATGCCATCCGGACAACCTCCGGGCAGAGCGGCTGCTTGAGGGGCTGGGCTTCCGGCAGGAGGGGCTGCTGCGGCAGTACCGGCATACCGCTTCCGGTTACCAGGATGTACAGATATATTCCCTGCTATGCGGAGAGGGAGCACAGAACTTAAGAACATAG
- a CDS encoding MDR family MFS transporter has translation MLLATFLAAIEGTVTGPAGPAIVGDFQGMKWLSWIFTAYLLAMAVTTPIFGKLSDLIGRKPVFIGGAAVFLAGSLLCGVSQSMEQLIIFRGIQGIGAGALIPMTFTIIGDIYSLKERAKTQGLLSSVWGISSLVGPLLGGYVVDYLSWRWVFVFNLPFGLLSILFITRYLKEERVRRKTTIDVAGVLLFAAGMGALLFGLTTGGQSLAWDSPLLVSILVAAALLLVLFLFVERRAREPMLPLELFSIRNIAVSTGANLLVSTLIIGLSTYVPLWVQGVFGKSAALSGLLLAPMSVGWMLGSIAGGRMILRAGTRRTGMLGLFLVATAAVGLTLMDAGSSQLLLLLLMLCCGIGFGYASTVFTIIAQSSVQHEQRGASTALNTFIRSLGQTVGVAIFGSWLNFSIDRRLAEQPEAAVAGADINQLLNPHGGSTLSGEAWSSLQGALEGGLHSLFILMAVFAVISLVISAGLHKGVPSIQEAGREPKS, from the coding sequence GTGCTGCTGGCTACATTTCTGGCGGCGATTGAAGGGACGGTGACCGGGCCTGCCGGTCCGGCGATCGTCGGGGATTTCCAGGGCATGAAGTGGCTGAGCTGGATCTTCACAGCTTACCTGCTGGCGATGGCGGTTACCACGCCTATCTTCGGTAAGCTCAGCGATTTGATCGGGCGCAAGCCCGTGTTCATCGGCGGGGCGGCTGTTTTTCTGGCGGGCTCGCTGTTATGCGGCGTGTCGCAGAGTATGGAGCAGCTGATTATATTCCGGGGAATTCAGGGGATTGGCGCAGGAGCGCTGATACCTATGACTTTTACAATTATCGGGGATATCTACAGTCTGAAGGAGCGGGCGAAGACCCAGGGGCTGCTTAGCTCGGTGTGGGGGATTTCTTCCCTGGTAGGGCCGCTGCTGGGCGGGTATGTGGTCGATTATCTGAGCTGGCGCTGGGTTTTTGTATTCAATCTGCCGTTCGGACTATTATCGATCTTGTTCATTACGCGGTATCTCAAGGAGGAGCGGGTGCGCCGTAAGACCACCATTGATGTGGCCGGGGTGCTGCTGTTCGCCGCGGGCATGGGGGCGCTGCTCTTCGGGCTGACGACAGGAGGGCAGAGCCTGGCCTGGGATTCCCCGCTGCTGGTATCGATCCTCGTTGCCGCTGCCTTGCTGCTGGTGCTCTTCCTGTTCGTGGAACGCCGCGCAAGGGAGCCGATGCTGCCGCTGGAGCTGTTCTCGATCCGCAATATTGCGGTCTCTACGGGAGCGAATCTGCTGGTCAGCACACTGATTATCGGCTTATCGACATATGTTCCGCTGTGGGTGCAGGGCGTATTCGGCAAAAGCGCGGCCCTCTCCGGCCTCCTGCTGGCCCCGATGTCCGTGGGCTGGATGCTCGGCTCCATTGCCGGGGGAAGAATGATTCTGCGTGCGGGAACCCGCCGGACAGGGATGCTCGGGCTGTTCCTGGTGGCAACCGCTGCGGTCGGCCTGACCCTGATGGATGCCGGCTCCTCCCAGCTGCTGCTGCTCCTCCTGATGCTGTGCTGCGGGATAGGCTTCGGCTATGCTTCGACAGTCTTCACCATTATCGCCCAGTCCTCGGTGCAGCATGAGCAGCGCGGGGCCTCGACGGCACTGAATACCTTCATCCGCTCCCTCGGGCAGACCGTGGGGGTGGCGATCTTCGGGTCATGGCTGAATTTCAGCATCGACCGGAGGCTGGCAGAGCAGCCGGAAGCGGCTGTGGCCGGGGCGGATATCAACCAGCTCCTTAATCCGCATGGCGGAAGCACCCTGAGCGGGGAAGCCTGGAGCAGTCTGCAAGGGGCGCTGGAGGGCGGGCTGCATTCCCTGTTCATCCTGATGGCGGTGTTCGCGGTAATCTCTCTGGTAATTTCGGCAGGACTTCACAAGGGAGTTCCTTCCATCCAAGAGGCAGGAAGAGAGCCGAAGTCCTGA
- a CDS encoding MarR family transcriptional regulator: MIQSYERDTQLTLHLYRVFAKSFKSINEHAVTGSKIEGFNPTAFAVMEVLYYKGPQPIQQIGAKLLLQSGNVTYVIDKLEERGYLQRKPCPSDRRVIFAELTAEGERLMNEMYPKYSERLHLAFSGLSDEEKEQMIVLLKKMGLQAEKLSPLPRK; the protein is encoded by the coding sequence ATGATCCAATCCTATGAACGCGATACTCAGTTGACCCTGCATTTGTACCGGGTGTTTGCCAAGTCATTCAAGAGCATTAACGAGCATGCCGTAACCGGCAGCAAGATCGAAGGCTTCAACCCCACAGCCTTCGCCGTCATGGAAGTACTCTATTACAAGGGGCCGCAGCCGATCCAGCAGATCGGAGCCAAGCTGCTGCTGCAGAGCGGCAACGTCACTTATGTCATCGACAAGCTGGAGGAACGCGGTTATCTTCAGCGCAAGCCTTGCCCCAGCGACCGCCGGGTTATTTTTGCCGAGCTGACCGCCGAAGGCGAACGTCTGATGAATGAGATGTATCCGAAGTATTCCGAGCGTCTGCACCTGGCCTTCAGCGGACTTAGCGACGAAGAGAAGGAACAGATGATTGTACTCCTGAAGAAGATGGGCCTGCAGGCTGAGAAGCTCTCCCCGCTTCCCCGCAAATAA
- a CDS encoding ABC transporter ATP-binding protein, producing MQETDEDRISREADEREDDEDDVVLDVDIEEAGYEAGDVRIAEISFQVRRGELLGLIGPNGAGKSTTIKTLLGLLKHAKAQVKLGGGNQSYAYVPEQPVFYEDLTLWEHLDLAAAAYGLSYETFQSTAEKLLLQFGMAGVRDDLPAGFSKGMKQKMMLMLGFLVQPDVYIVDEPFIGLDPRATKDFLRLLEAERERGAGVLMSTHVLDTAEKICDSFVLISGGRIAAEGTLEAIRKEAGLPEGSLFDCFDELA from the coding sequence ATGCAAGAGACAGATGAGGACCGGATCAGCCGGGAGGCTGATGAACGTGAAGATGACGAAGATGATGTAGTGCTTGATGTGGACATTGAAGAAGCGGGATATGAAGCAGGAGATGTACGGATTGCAGAGATATCGTTCCAGGTGCGCAGAGGTGAGCTGCTGGGATTAATCGGACCGAACGGAGCCGGCAAAAGCACGACCATCAAGACGCTGCTCGGCCTGCTGAAGCACGCCAAGGCGCAGGTCAAGCTGGGCGGCGGGAACCAATCCTATGCCTATGTGCCGGAGCAGCCGGTCTTCTATGAAGACCTTACCCTGTGGGAGCATCTGGATCTGGCCGCGGCCGCCTACGGCCTCAGCTATGAGACCTTCCAGTCGACAGCGGAGAAGCTGCTGCTGCAGTTCGGCATGGCCGGTGTGCGCGATGACTTGCCCGCAGGCTTCTCGAAGGGAATGAAGCAGAAGATGATGCTGATGCTGGGCTTCCTGGTCCAGCCCGATGTCTATATCGTGGACGAGCCGTTCATCGGGCTTGATCCCCGGGCCACGAAGGACTTCCTGCGCCTGCTGGAGGCGGAACGGGAGCGCGGGGCCGGGGTCCTGATGTCTACGCATGTACTGGATACAGCAGAGAAAATCTGTGACAGCTTCGTGCTGATCTCCGGAGGCCGGATTGCGGCCGAAGGCACACTGGAGGCGATCCGCAAGGAAGCGGGTCTGCCGGAGGGGTCGTTGTTTGATTGCTTCGACGAACTGGCATGA